From one Oncorhynchus keta strain PuntledgeMale-10-30-2019 chromosome 30, Oket_V2, whole genome shotgun sequence genomic stretch:
- the LOC118363555 gene encoding protein sprouty homolog 1-like, with product MALQSQHGPGGSLVVIQQPSLEGRQRSDYERELHHAAILSLDQIKAIRSSNEYTEGPSVVRRPPAPRMAPRPDKQQERTHEVILVNVNNNYEHRPVGHGHHSGVVVVAGGQQCSTRAPGLNRSTSTGSAASSGSNSSASSEQGLLARSPPSRPGMVALHQHHHRAERTQPVRAQPKALLAPQHGSHPPPPLEAPLKPSGKGDVASGHQFICERCGKCKCGDCTTPRTLPSCLACNGQCLCSAESALEHGTCMCLVKGIFYHCSNDDEGDSCADHPCSLSRSHCCSRFLCMGLLSVLFPCLLCYPPVKGCLKACQGCYDQVNRPGCRCKNSNTVYCKMESWSPQVLEKPS from the coding sequence ATGGCGCTCCAAAGTCAACATGGCCCTGGCGGTTCATTAGTGGTGATCCAGCAGCCTTCCCTGGAGGGCCGGCAGAGGTCAGATTACGAGCGGGAGCTCCATCATGCCGCCATCCTCTCCCTGGACCAAATCAAGGCCATTCGTTCCAGCAACGAGTACACAGAGGGGCCGTCGGTGGTCCGGAGGCCCCCTGCGCCCCGCATGGCACCCAGGCCCGACAAGCAGCAGGAGAGGACTCACGAGGTGATCCTCGTCAATGTGAACAACAACTATGAGCACAGGCCGGTAGGGCATGGCCACCACAGTGGCGTGGTGGTAGTAGCCGGAGGCCAGCAGTGTAGCACCAGGGCCCCGGGCCTTAATCGCTCTACCAGTACAGGCAGCGCGGCCAGCTCCGGGAGCAACAGCAGTGCATCCTCTGAGCAGGGACTCCTGGCCCGCTCGCCTCCCTCTAGACCGGGGATGGTGGCcctccaccagcaccaccacagaGCCGAGAGGACTCAGCCTGTTCGGGCTCAGCCCAAGGCGCTGCTAGCCCCCCAGCATGGCTCTCACCCGCCGCCGCCACTGGAGGCACCGCTCAAGCCCTCAGGGAAAGGGGACGTGGCGTCTGGCCACCAGTTCATCTGCGAGCGCTGTGGGAAGTGCAAGTGCGGGGACTGCACAACCCCAAGGACCCTGCCCTCATGCCTGGCCTGCAACGGCCAGTGCCTGTGCTCGGCGGAGAGCGCCCTGGAGCATGGCACGTGCATGTGCCTGGTCAAGGGCATCTTCTACCACTGTTCCAATGACGACGAGGGAGACTCGTGCGCTGACCACCCCTGCTCGCTGTCGCGCTCCCACTGCTGCTCACGCTTCCTCTGCATGGGATTACTGTCGGTACTGTTCCCCTGTTTGCTGTGCTACCCGCCCGTCAAGGGGTGCCTGAAGGCGTGCCAGGGCTGCTACGACCAAGTCAACAGGCCCGGTTGCCGCTGCAAGAACTCCAACACTGTCTATTGCAAAATGGAGAGCTGGTCCCCGCAGGTCCTGGAAAAGCCTTCCtga